The following is a genomic window from Theobroma cacao cultivar B97-61/B2 chromosome 10, Criollo_cocoa_genome_V2, whole genome shotgun sequence.
AGTAGATTTCCCAAGCCATACAATGTAAGTAGTTAGAGTCCTATATGCTTTGAAGTTCGCTCTGTTACAACCAATTGTTGAACAATGAACAAaggaaattaaagaatttgagaaaCATCACATCCCCAATCTTTTTCTAATCCATAAAAGATTGGGGATTAGATAAAAAAACAGTAAAGTGATATGGTAAGAAACGTGCTACTAAAGTAATGTCTCACATCATTATTCAGCTGTCTATGAGTGACAAATGATTCACAGAAGCAAATTCTGAATGTGGTCCTGGTAGATCAAATGCCAAATATGCAAGCAGCCACTAATAAAAGACAGGGAACTTTCAGGCAGGAATTCAACACAGATGCAGCTTTCCTCATTTTTTGAGCACTCTATCATACAATAACTCAAAGCAATCCTCCCTTCCCGCCGCACCTTAAGCCATGGAACTTTAAAGCACTCACAAGTACACTAGATGCTTTTCACTTGCTTTTACATACCATAGCCATAAAACAACAAGCACACTAGATACTTTTCACTTGCTTTGAACTATCTTGGCCTCATCGCATGTTCAAATATCTTATAGTCATTGAAAAGCAATTCACAACTTCAATCACATCCTATAACTAAAAACCCATTAAAATTTTGTGCATCATCAACACTAAAATTGCCAAAAgcccataaaaaaaattacatctTTAGACAAAAATGGGACACCCCAACAACATAAAAATCCAatcttttttccttaaatGTATCTGTTTTTGTTACtatttaattgttataaattatgattaaagCCCCCAGTTCCCACATCAAAGGAAAAAACCCCAGAAAACTATCAGAACAAATCCTATAGAGGATTAACAACATGGGTTGTTAGAATCAAATGTCTAAATTAGATATATGAAAAGTGGTATGAAAACCTGAATGGATGTTTCTTGAAATGAGTTGCTTGGATTGGGATCTGAGCAAGTGGAAGAGAGCAGCTCTCGCCATCTTTTGCCTTCGATTTAGATTTCAGAGACCGAAACACTAAAGAGGGGTTTTTGTCATTTCGAAGGGTTTCtggtttttacttttaaattcaatattCAAAATCCTTAATATTTGTTAAAAACCCACCATCAGCAAGGGCATTTGGTCTAGTGGTATGATTCTCGCTTAGGGTGCGAGAGGTCCCGAGTTCAATTCTCGGAATGCCCCTTCTTTGCcgtttcttttcctttttctcatcaaacttggttttagattttttttttctaatttcttttgaaGCTTCTTATCCTTCTAGAGAAACTCggttttagatttttttaatatttcttttgaagCTTCTTTCATTCCTATTTGTCGTAGTCAATTCTTTCGCCTCTTCCCCCAACCCACTAGACTTGGTTTCTTTGCTCTTCTTCCTCACTTCTTTAACCTTTTCTCTCCCTCTAGAAGCCCTCCTTTCAAAGCAACCATCCcctaatatttttattctttgaaaGCAACTAccccataatatttttattattattcttaatttttaactacCCATCCCTCTAGAAAGCCCCACCAAATCTCCTACAACTATATAATGGAAAATTTGCTTATCAAAGTATACATAACCCATCATTCACTTCTCTTCCCATgtttctttctcatttcttctcttggAAATTTGTTTCTCACTCCAAAAATAACCCAAAAAGCATGGATCAAAAAGATACTTACAACACCAACCAAGAAGAACTTGAAGAAGCTCTCTCCCTTTGTGACCTTCCACTTGAAAACCAAGTCCTTGATCCATTTGATCACCACCCACCGACCTCTCCTTCTCATGAACTCTTTGAGTTTCCCTTCACTCTAAACACTTTCTCAAACAATAAAGACGACATCGTTTTCTGTGGCAAACTCATCAAAGAACAAGACTTTGATGATCTTGATGATCAAAGTAGGTATCTTTTCCCTTTATCTTCGGCCAGACTCTTGAACAGCGACAAGAAAGATTTGGGTTCTCTTTGTTTAGCGAAGTCAAAGCCGAATTCAGCTTTATCGACTAAATTTTTCAAGTCTCAAAgctgttcttcttcttcttcttcaagaaaaCACAAGGTTTTAATAGGGTTAGCAAAGATACCACCAAAGATGGAGCTAAGCGAcataaagaaaagacaaagcAGAAGAAACCCATCACCCATGTTTCCTCCAGTGGCCGCCGGTGATCTGGAGGTAGTGGCCGCTGGTGACGGTTGCGGTGGTCGCCGGAGAGGACATCACTGGGGTCTGGTGAGGCCTTTGAGGTGTAGAGCTAATCTTGCTACTGCATTGGCCAAGGCGTCCTTGGGATGTATTCCACATGTGTGAATGTAGTTGGTCCTCGCACGTGTGAATGGATTTTGGGCATCAAAGTTTAAAGTCTAAACCAAAGTCTAAAATTGTTTGCGACTCTTTCTATAGATATCgtgtgtaaaattatatttatttattttactaataattttcccatttatcttacttttcattaaaCCAAGGCTTTGCATTTGacacattttatattataatttgatttttattcaattgtttatattttttattaaaaaataatactaataaatATAGATGACAAATGACAATCACAGTCTGTAACTAAGTATGAATCTCGATCTATTGTGTTTAGTGCTACGAATTACGGTTCTATAGTTTATTTGGTTTTCAGCATTGATCTGCCTGCTTAGGGACCTAAAAATAGTAACTTGTACCTTAAATTCTTCATTAATTTAACTTGATAAGCtttcaaataaaacataaaaagaaagaaaaatacgGACCTCTTGGAATTTTTATTCGAGTTTGAATTACATacctttttcttatttaatttttaattcacTCTATTTACCTATATATTAATTTAGGGAAATTTAAATTAGATTGTGTGACTAAAAAGGACAtagatttagaaaaaaaaatctttatttaatcaaatataaagTTAACTATGTGAAAAATTAATGCAAATCTTTGAGTttgaatttacatttttttcttatttaattttatttagtcCATATAAAGATTTAGTCAATATTTATGttagaaaaattaattgtgtaaattcaattatatttATTGTGAGAGGTTCTTTAATCCATTAAATTCATTAGCTTCAATGGGTCTTTATTGTTACTACCCAAAATGCAAGCAAACTTTTTTTGCAAAGTAAATCgaaaattttcacaatttcttttttataatataagataaaaattatgttaaatttgtttgaaatattttaaaataataaaaattaactaaaattaaatctattaAAGTACTTATAAATTAAGGCTCATTTCGTCTTTTACTAACTCattttttagtaatttttatGTAGAATTCACGATGTTCTCTAATATAACATCTTACTTTAGTTCAGATCTATTTCgattttgatatttattaCGAGGAGTTTTAtgtcattaaaaaatttagtaaAATCTGATATCACAAttttaatctaaaaatatgtctattaagtacaaaataattatatttataaattcaagAACGTTTTACTTAAATGAAAaagttaatttgttttttttttttcaattaatgaCAATGACTttaattatacaaaaaaacaaaacgaAGGAGaaatcaaaaaaagaagataatggAAGTATGTATTATCGAAACACGACATCGTTCCCTGCCGTGCAGACAAAACATAGAGCCAGCGGAGCACGCTCTCGAACAGTGAAACTTTGCGACAGGCCGAACTCCCGtcagtttttttcttcttccagtTTTTGAAGCGATTTTTGTTTTCTCGCTTGAACTCTCCCTTTCTCGTCACtggtctctctctctctctctctctctctctatatatatatatatatatatatatatatacatatatatgcgTATTTTTACGCATAGGGATACGTATGTACGTATTTGAATGCATGTTTCTACGTGTTCTTTGTTTCATgtgttcaaaattttcttttttggatttgtttgtttttttttggttgatttaatgaaatgggGTTTGCTTAAAACTTCAGTTTTTCAAGTTTTAGTTGAATCCCACCCAAATGaaataaagttaaaattgccccttttgtgtgtgtgtgtgtgtgtgtgttctTTCTTGACTCGTTTTGTCCTTCGGTTTGTTATTTGTTGGTgggaaataaaattaatcatttttggGGCCTTTAAAGAAGAAACATAAGAAAATGAGCTTAACTGGTTGAGTTGACTAGGTGCGTATGCACTGGGCTTTGTTGAATTTTgggttcttgtttttcttcattttgggAATGATGGAGATttggaatttttaaattttagttggCAAAATTAAGGGGAAATTTTTGCATCTAAGGGCTATCGGAATTCTAAACTAGTGTGTTCTATCAGAATTCTGAGAAGTTTGAATTTTAGTCCTTGAACAGTTTTCATTGACTCATTTTCTGTATATTTCGCCAATTCTTCCTGCTTTCTTTTGGAATTGCTGTTACGCATGTTACCTTCACAAATGCATATGTTCTTACTGGTATGTTTGTTATCTTAACAGTTATATGTCATTCACTGTTATTCTTTTTCACCTCCATTTCAAGATCAGATGGAACCGGTGATGGCATCAATTCCTGATATTGGAAATGCTGGGATGGGAATTTCCAAAGATAATAGTGCAGAAGTGGAGCAATTCAGATGTTGTGTTGATGAAATCTTTCAAAAGGTTGATGAGGTAAGAGAAGTGATAAATTAGAAATTTGTATCGATTCTTGCCTCTAGAGTtgatttcataattttctgTTAAAACAAGACTAGTTAAAAAGATTGTATTATTGTATTATCATTGTAACCTGTTAGGTATAAGTATAACCTTCAAAATAGAAAGTATTCAATGAACAGGCCATGGGATATAATCTTTTATAGCATATAATTCTGTCCTATATTAGCATCAATTGACCATTTCCAATAATGTTGTTACTACAATGTTGATCATagtgctttattttctttaccCTTCAAAGGAAAAGGGATGGTGCTTCAGTATTCTTTGGATCTGTTTCACGATTCCAGTTTCCAGATTTTTGCGTATTACgtgatttttaaaatgtttttttttaccttGTAGCTTGAGCAAAAAGTGAATGAAGTGGAACAATTCTACTtgaatacaaataaaaaacaacaGCGTAGTTCTAGGGGTAGCTCGTTTGGAAAGGAACGAGATAAGGAAAGGCATGTTCCAAGCATTAAAAAGCAGCAGCAAGATGCATCACGACGAGAAGCAGCTGCTGCAAAGAGAATGCAAGAGCTCATGCGTCAGATCGGCACAATATTGCGTCAGGTAATCCCTTATTCTCTGCTAGTGAATATTAGATTTCAGCTACCTTATGCTGTAACTGGTATCTTAATCAGAATGCTCGCAGCCTTATGTCTTCTGCCTAGTACATACTTGTTTGGTTGCTGGACTGCTTTAAGTCTTGGATGTCTTCAGTAATATAGAATATTGGTCTAGCATGCAGTAGAAATTATAGTGGTCATTTGAAGTCAATTTCAAGCatttatgattaatttcaaattttaatttaagattCTTGAACAGCCTGTTCTCGTCTTTCACATCTAGGTCAAGTAAACCAACCACACTCATACATGGGTGACATGATTTACTTTTTGCCTATTTCACAATGATAATCCTGGCACAGGATGAGCGGCGAGAAAATCGGCCAAGTTTGTTTATGTACTTACTATTGCTGTTGTTCTGAGTTATATCATGCAACACAGGGGGAGTTGTTTCTTCTGTAATATATGTTCAAGACTGCTGATCATACTTCTATTAGGAGCAGAAGAATTGCTCTTCGCTCATTCTACCCCCAAAAGATTATAAAAGGAGCTAAGTGTTATATGTGGAAATATGCTTGTTGACTGTTTTATGTgatataatctcataatttggGTGCTTATAGGATAAAAAGAGCAATATTATAGATTCCTGCTGATAAGTTGCAAGAAATTTTGGTGATGTGCGTTTTCCCTCTTGCAGATCACACAGCACAAGTGGGCGTGGCCATTTATGCAACCAGTAGATGTCAAAGGTCTTGGTTTACATGACTATTATGAGGTAATGTGTAttgcaatttttttcttgtttccttTCAGTTTTCCGGTATGTAAACTGTCCATTTTCTTGTTATTATCCTGTTTGAGTTGAGGAGTCTGGTGGGCATAATCTAGGAATTCAAATGCTAGTtgacaaattttttgaataacaCCGTGATAACTTAGCCTTTATTAAAGCCATATGCAGTATGCGCACCAGTATGTTCATGGCCATATCATCTTCTTTTTGAATAATCTTGTTGATGATGTGGCCCTTTGTATCATCAATATGATGAGCTTTAAGGCATCAATAAGTCATGGAAtataagaatattttttacttatggactttatctcaACTTAGGTGATAAAGATGCATTACGCACATTATCATATTTGGCAGTACTAAATTTATATATTGGGATGCTTTCCTAAGTGTGTAAGGTTGCATCATCATGTGCAGACTTTAATTTTGTATAGGTGTGACAAACTGTAGTATCTAACTGGAAATATTGCTGCATATACTATATGTTTTTTCCTGAATCTTTCTATATGGTTTTGGAAGTGgtttattgattaattagttttatttttcctgTGTTAGGTTATTGAAAAGCCAATGGACTTCAGTACAATAAAAAACCAAATGGAGGCTAAGGATGGAACTGGATATAAGAATGTTCGAGAAATATGTGCTGACGTAAGATTAGTTTTCAATAACGCAATGAAATACAATGATGAAGGAAGTGATGTTCATTTAATGGCCAAAACTTTGTTGGAAAAATTTGAGGAGAAGTGGAATCAACTTCTTCCTAAAGTTACTGAAGAGGTAAAGCTCATGCCAGGCTATCCCAATGTGACTAGCTCTGCTTTAGATTTCATGGCTTGTATTCCATAATTTTACTGGGATCAGTAGCATTGCTTTTtgcaaaaaacaaatattaaattatttccattttttaGTTCctgattttttaaataaaaaaaccttaTATTTGGTGCTTAATGCTTATAGGAGAAAAGACGAGAAGAGGAGGAAGCAGAAGCACAGATAGATATGCAGCTTGTGCGAGAGGCTGCTCATGCCAAACTGGTCCGGGAGATATGTAATGAGgtatcttaaaattttgcaatgtgcTTTGTAAAGATATTATAAAACGCAAATAGCTATGTAGACCTATGCTGTCAAATATCTTCCAGACTGTTGGAATTGGTTTTCTGATGGTCACAGTGTAGTTCAATCAGCACAATGTTTACAAAGTACAATGTTGAACTCTCTGCAGCTTTACGAGGTTGATACACATCTGGAACAGCTCAGAGAAACAGTTGTTCAAAAGTGCAGGTTGGTTTTACAACTTTGTGTATGGCAGAGTGGATATTGTAAACTTAGAGTTGGATTTGCTATCTGTCTACTGTTATGtgcatttatttttgttgagTCTAACAAAACTTATATACTATGACTTAGTTAACTTCtcttttattatctttgtTTGTGTCTGTGACATTTTCTGTGTATGTGCAAATATGCTGGGTGCATGTGTTAGtcagtcaatttttttttaaacaactGAGAATGATAATTTTTCTGATGAGTATAATAGATTGGTCTGTATGTTTTTGATCATAGCCTGTTGGATGGTTAAACTTGTTGTTTATTGTATAAGGTTGCTTGAGATTTTTCCATCTTACAtactaaatatattatatcaaaaGATCTTTGTTTGTTCAGTCATGCCCACTTTACTCGGATTGCACCCCGAACTGCCCTAATGAAATTAATCGAGGTTGGATTTGTCATGAATATAGTctcctttttcaatttttgttaatcttttgtttctatttttgtGTTGGGTGTTATGGACGAGTGTTATAACTATCCTTAACTAGTATAGTCCATGAAAATATACTGTCTTAGAGCAAACTTTGAACTCAGAAAACagcatttttattttgttaaattttatacaagCTTAGGATTGTCATTATTAGTTTggcaatttaaaaaaaaaaaagaaatataaaaaggaACAGAGGTTGAGGGGTgagttcatttctttttgtgaTAAACCTTGTGTACAGATGTTGGTGAGCGTGTTAAATCTGGTCAAGTTTTCAATTTGAATGGTATTTTTGAATGCCTTTTTAGGAAAATGTCAActgaagagaaaagaaatcttGGGACAGCCATTGCCAGATTGTCTACCGAGGATCTTGGTAAGGCATTGGAGATTATTGCTCAAAATAATCCAGGGTTTCAAGCAATGGCTGAAGAGGTGGAGATTGACATTGATGCTCAGGttataaaatctaaataaTTGTGGTGTTTTTGTAATTATCTTTTTCCATTGTCTGGAACCCTTATTCAATCTGCTTAATCAAGGTTCAATACCGAATTATTTGATTCTATTATGCAGAGTGAATCTACCCTATGgaggttaaaattttttgtcaaGGATGCTTTGGAAGGTCAGGGAAAGAGTGCAGCAAGTGCAGGTGGCAATAATAACAACAACAAACGGAAAAAAGAgatttgtgatgctattgCCAAAACTGCcaagaaaaagagtaaaaagccTTCCTCTTGATCGTATCACATGATGATAAGTGTAGCATAAGAATTGTCTTTTGTTGCATTCCATTTATAACAATAACCAGGGAAGCACTTCTAAAAATTAGGCAGTGAAACTATCTTGGTTTTGGCTCAATAAAGGACATAACCAAGGGACATGATCATTTTCTGGCATGACTGCTTCTGACAAATATGATCGACGCACAGATGTTTTAGGTGTTCTGATGCCCTGTAAATCGCCCTGTTGCTGTCTCAATGCTAATCATTGTATTACAATTTACATATCATGGTGTATAATGAACaattaaattctttattttatagTCTCTTTTCTCATCTCCTCTGCCGTGAGCTAACTTTCTATGGACAATGTTTTACTGAAGCATTATTCTTTACCAGTTTTTCACCCCTTTTTGCTGAAAgggattttgaatttttagttGTGCTGTAGTATGCAATGGTTATAGGCAAACTTGGTTTATTTCGGAGGATTATCATTGTTGTATTAAGCTCTGATGGGTGGAACTCTGTCGTCAAAACTAACATCTGATGAGATGATTGCTTCTGAACGTTTAGTTCAATAATTACATATTCTTTTGCTAAAAGGCTGAACTAGAATTGGTTGCTTCAGCAGATGCTGAAAAGGGAGAAATATATGACATGGAGGCAGTCTGTAACTCTCCCATTGTCTTCATAGAAACCATATGATGGGTATTGCTCTATTCCCTCCCTCTTGAGTAGTTGGTTAAACATAAAAGAGCACTCACTATTTGCCCCAATGATAGTAGCCACATCCATGAAtctcattattatttatttatctgtAAACTCTTTGTTCTGTATACAATATTAAGACAGGGTTTTGTCATAACAATAAATATCAATTAATTCATAACAACtacaaaacttaaaaagaagGATTAAAAGTGTGATTTCTTGTAAAATTTCTCATTCTTCAccaccaaaagaaaaagatcaCCACAGCATATTTGCAAGCCTTTCCATTGGATTTGGAGAGAAGAGGAAGCTCTTTCATGCTTTGCCAATGAATTCCACATCAAATAAGAGAACTGAATCTGGAGGAATAATACATGAACCTGCAAACATGCAAAGCTAAACTATAAGAGATACGTTAACCCCATTTCCCCTGCTTCTCCTCTGTTTTTTTGCCAGATAAATGAATAATTCAACAAAAAACAGGTATGGAAGGCTGCTTTTAGTTGCTTACCTCCTTTACAACCAGCTCCTCTAGTACCGTATCCGAGTTCTGGAGGAAGCCTTAATGTTCGTTTTCCCCCTAAATTATGTAGCAGGAAACAAAGATTTGATGAACATATTTCCATCTTAATAGTTGCTAGTAGTAGTCTAATTAGTACAGTGAATTAAGATTAAGATTTATCGAACCAGCAAGCATGGGAGGAACTCCATCACCACCTAATATACCTTGGTCCCAGCCTTTGATGACCTGTGGTAATACATGAAGATCAATTTGCAAAACCCTTTTTCCTCTGTGCTGATTCATAAGAAATTGATTAAACATTCCAGCTAGCAGTTGTTGCATTCATTCTATGTTGCTCTAAATTTTCCTTGAAACGCTTGTGTCTTATACATATCCAACATGCCAGGATCGTAGAGGAAAATCATAAATTCTACATCTGCTATGTACTAAAGTACAACTAGGTATTTTAGTACTAATACCATCTTCAACTTGCACCTTcggataatattttataagttgGTGTGAACCGTGACACGGCGTACATGAATATAGATGCGGAAATCTGATTTTCCTAATATATGAAACATATTCATACCTGACACTCGCTTATAGTTCGAGAAACATAGATTGCATCTTAAAGCCAGTTCCAAGGAACTAAGAATTATTAGAAAAACAACGAAAACAAAGTACCTCACCAACACCGACGCGGAATGTAAGAGGCTTTCTACGATTGTAGCTGCTATCAAAGACCTTCCCATTCTCCAATCTCCCAACATAATGTGCCTGTTTTCATTTTAGTAGATTTAATTGGGTTCGATTATACTAGAAACCAGGAACACAACTTTGCTGGCCTTAAATGGTAAACCATTTCTCTCTAATGGATTCATTACCTTTATCAGCTGTCCTTTAACAGCCTCAGGGCCCTTCCCTACAACTTTATCACAGAAACCCAAGCCAGACGGGCTTAGAGTTAGTTCACAGGGAGCTTCTTCTGCAACTGCACTGGGCTGTGGCAGCTGCAACAGCCCAGCTTCAAGCAGGCCAAAACAAAGACCAAAACCAACTGCTTCCCTTCTCTGGAAAACCCTGGGATTCTCATTTAGCTGCTCAATGGGAGAGATGTTTTGCTTGTTGCTTGACCATTTAATACTGGTAACTGCTTTATCCACATTCTTTGCTAGGAGTTTG
Proteins encoded in this region:
- the LOC18586356 gene encoding uncharacterized protein LOC18586356; the protein is MDQKDTYNTNQEELEEALSLCDLPLENQVLDPFDHHPPTSPSHELFEFPFTLNTFSNNKDDIVFCGKLIKEQDFDDLDDQSRYLFPLSSARLLNSDKKDLGSLCLAKSKPNSALSTKFFKSQSCSSSSSSRKHKVLIGLAKIPPKMELSDIKKRQSRRNPSPMFPPVAAGDLEVVAAGDGCGGRRRGHHWGLVRPLRCRANLATALAKASLGCIPHV
- the LOC18586357 gene encoding transcription factor GTE6, which codes for MEPVMASIPDIGNAGMGISKDNSAEVEQFRCCVDEIFQKVDELEQKVNEVEQFYLNTNKKQQRSSRGSSFGKERDKERHVPSIKKQQQDASRREAAAAKRMQELMRQIGTILRQITQHKWAWPFMQPVDVKGLGLHDYYEVIEKPMDFSTIKNQMEAKDGTGYKNVREICADVRLVFNNAMKYNDEGSDVHLMAKTLLEKFEEKWNQLLPKVTEEEKRREEEEAEAQIDMQLVREAAHAKLVREICNELYEVDTHLEQLRETVVQKCRKMSTEEKRNLGTAIARLSTEDLGKALEIIAQNNPGFQAMAEEVEIDIDAQSESTLWRLKFFVKDALEGQGKSAASAGGNNNNNKRKKEICDAIAKTAKKKSKKPSS
- the LOC18586358 gene encoding peptidyl-prolyl cis-trans isomerase FKBP13, chloroplastic; this translates as MSSLPFAVGTYSPRNLSKPHSKLLAKNVDKAVTSIKWSSNKQNISPIEQLNENPRVFQRREAVGFGLCFGLLEAGLLQLPQPSAVAEEAPCELTLSPSGLGFCDKVVGKGPEAVKGQLIKAHYVGRLENGKVFDSSYNRRKPLTFRVGVGEVIKGWDQGILGGDGVPPMLAGGKRTLRLPPELGYGTRGAGCKGGSCIIPPDSVLLFDVEFIGKA